The following is a genomic window from Homalodisca vitripennis isolate AUS2020 chromosome 5, UT_GWSS_2.1, whole genome shotgun sequence.
TATattgtcataatttaataatgtcGTCGTTCAATGTCAAAAAGGTGTTAACCAAATTTAGTAAACATACCTGTAAATTTTAATTCGTACATTCCGTCAGCATATTTCTTAATAGATCTTCCTATAGAATAGTGCGAGCCTTTTAACATTCTTTTCCCAGGATTTTTACTTAAATGTTCCCCTTTTCAATGTTCAAGGGGATATTTTGGTTCCCCTTTTGTTTAGCCGACTTGTGCTTCTATGTAAAAAAGGGGTTAATGTCAACGTATAATAATATACCCgtatttattgtcattatttcagTCTGTATAGCTTAAAAATTCAATTCctggctctctctctctctctctctctctcttatccATAGAAATCTTCTTCCTCTTCTTTTAACAGTTTGCAGCATATTTCTGACAGTATTCAATGTGTCTTGGTGTTCAATGtctttaacattataatatttgatCTGATTTAATCAATGTATTTCCTTACCTTCTCTTGCTCGACCTCACGTGTACTCACTGGCACGATATGTTCCTGGCACAGACTATGACCGGGAGGAGGTGGTAAGGAGTTGCAGCATCCCACGGGCAGACACCTTCGACGTCTGCAGCCAACTAAAGTCGCGCGACCTCACGTTCTGTGAGACCTGCACCTCAGAATCTTGCAATGGGGCGCGGGGCCTCGCCCCCTTGGCTCTCCTAGCAGCCGCTCCTGTCCTAGCCCTACTCTTCAACAAGTACTGACCAGATATCTGTCTCAAAGACAACACTTTAGAGCCGTGGTGGCATTACATCAGGAGTTTTAGATTCTATACAGGTTAGCAACGCTAAGCAGAATTGTTACTAAGAATCGCCACGGCCTTTTGTATAATGAACGCAAATGGTTCCTTTCTAAATTGACATGGAAGATTAAATATACAAAGATgtatcctttttaattttttgataaaatggaTATATCTTTAGAAATGGTGCTTAAACCTATTATCTCTATAAAAACACAGCACCGTAATACTTACAACAATAAACCAATAactgaatatataataaaactctaATAATATGTAAGTTTGTAGATACTGTCAAACTactagtaatttattatatgttatttttataaccgatgatgtaatagtttttaagttttattgtcaCTACTATTAAAGACATTTAACAATTGTTTCTGTTCTACTGCTTGATGTTctttgtctatttattttttaccttttttatctCAGAAATACAAATAGGTTACTACTTATAGATTACAATaccatttttaacataaaacattgacTGTAATACAActagttgtttataaaatatttttaaagcaataatgaAAATTGTAACACAAAATAAACGGTGATAGGGTATAAAATACAAACCAATGAGACTGGATATCAACAAGAGTGCAAACCAAACAAAACCTGcgtaaaactaaaaataccccGCTGgattattgaaatttttgtatcTTCTTATTACCTTTGAAAAAAATCCTAATTACATTgtctgtattaaaattgtatgccAGCGAGCATGTCAAATCACCATTTGTAATAAGCGCCAATTAGCCTATCTTCAGTGCTATACAAATTGCAAAGGCCTCGATTGAGAACTCAATAGAAAAGTTTCAATCACTGTTCTTAGGATTCAAATTTTGTATGGATATAGAgggttttatttgctttttttgctgcttttaatttcaataa
Proteins encoded in this region:
- the LOC124362419 gene encoding uncharacterized protein LOC124362419, with the translated sequence MLRVLIPTRPSCKDPFISNQHEHLLTHCSQDSMRNINDIIPGVFSNFGYHTSQPEDFACVKAVTRHYDREEVVRSCSIPRADTFDVCSQLKSRDLTFCETCTSESCNGARGLAPLALLAAAPVLALLFNKY